In Halobacteroides halobius DSM 5150, the genomic window ATTATCTGATGAAGACTTGGCCAAAATTATTAAGATTATTAAAACTTTCGCTACCGAAGATGATGTACCTCCTAAATAATCTTCTTTAAAGGAGAGTGTTTAATGAAATTTAAAGAGTCTGAATTGAAAGCAAATAACTTTTTACAAGCTAATAATCTTACCATCCCCACTAATCTAAATAAAGCAGCCGACATCTTAGGGGTAGAAATCAAATATTCAGATATTGATTCCAATTCAGCAATTTTATATCAAGGAGAGTATAAAGACTTAATAATTACAAGCTCACAGCACCCCACGGGGCAACAAAGATTTAATATAGCTCACGAACTAGCTCATCTATTACTCAATCACAAGTATAAAACATCTTGTATAACCAATGAAAGTAATCACCCTTACAAAGAATATCAGGCAGATATCTGTGCTAGTGAGCTATTGATTCCGACATCTATACTGCATAAAGAAGCTCAGAAATGTAATTATGACTTAGATAAGCTAGCTAAATTATTCAAAGTAACTAACCAGGATTTAAGGACTAAATTAAA contains:
- a CDS encoding ImmA/IrrE family metallo-endopeptidase, with amino-acid sequence MKFKESELKANNFLQANNLTIPTNLNKAADILGVEIKYSDIDSNSAILYQGEYKDLIITSSQHPTGQQRFNIAHELAHLLLNHKYKTSCITNESNHPYKEYQADICASELLIPTSILHKEAQKCNYDLDKLAKLFKVTNQDLRTKLKFKEITDYFF